The DNA window TTAAGAACACAAATCGAGTACCACCCTTATGGACGGAACACGTCGCGTCCGATCAGATGGGACCCACAGATCCCGAGAGGCTTAATCTGTGGAGGAGCGAGAACGGCGATTTGCAACCATCGGCGTGCTGGTCGGTATCTTCCTCGCCGCGGTCGACGGCACCGTCGTGACGACCGCGATGCCGACGGTCGTCGCCGCGCTCGGCGGGCTCGAGCTCTACCCGTGGGTGTTCACCTCGTATATGCTGTTTACCGCGGTGACGATGCCGTTGTTCGGTCGGCTGGCCGACACCTACGGCCGGAAGAAGCTCTTCTACGTCGGGATCACCACCTTCGTCGCCGGCAGCGTGCTCTCGGGGGCGGCCGGCAGCATGGCCGAACTCGTCGCCTTCCGTGCGGTCCAGGGTATCGGCGGCGGGGCGATGCTCGCGCTTCCCTACACCATCCTCGGCGTGATCTACCCGCCCGACCGTCGTGGCTGGGCCATCGGGCTCGGCGGTTCAGTCTGGGGCGTTGCGAGCGTGCTCGGCCCGCCGCTTGGCTACGCGATCGTCTCGACGCTCGGCTGGCGCTGGGTCTTCTACGTGAACGTTCCCGTCGGGATCGTTGCAGTCGCGTTCATTGCGACCACGCTCGAGGAAACGACGGGTGCGGCCACAGGCGATATCGACTATGCAGGGGCACTCACCATCACGGTGGGGGTCGGCGCGATCTTGGTCGGTCTCGAACTACTCACGACGCGACCGCTTGCTGCCGGCGTCGCAGTCGCGATCGGCCTCGCCGCGCTCGGTGGCTTCTATCTCGCCGAACGACGGGCCAGGGAGCCGATCATCCCGCTGGTACTGTTCGGGGATCGAACCTTCCTCGCTACTATCACCGCCGGCTTCCTCACGAGCTTCGTGGTCTTCGCCGGGCTGACGTATATCCCGCTGTTCGTCCAGAGCGTTCACGGCGGCGCGAACAGCTCGGCGATCGCGGTCGTGGCGATCTCGGTCGGTTGGTCGGGTATGAGCGTACTTGCAGGCCGTGCAACCGAACGCATCGGCGAACGCCGGCTCTCGATCGTCGGCACAGCCTGTATCGTGGTGAGTTTCGCCGCAGGAGCGTTCTGGACACCCGCAACGTCGCTCATCGTGATCGTCGCTGTATCATTCGTCATGGGTGTCGGCATGGGGACGGTGACGCCACCATTGCTCACTGTCATCCAGAACCACCTTGGAACCGAGCAGATGGGGCTCGCGACCTCCTCCCAGCAGTTCTTCCGCCAGCTCGGCGGCGCGATGGGCGTATCCATACTCGGTTTCGTAATTACGACGCTCGCGCGCGAGCAACTCGCTGCCGTCCCCGGTGTGTCGACGCTGGGCGACCTCCAACGCGTCCTGTTCGAGACGAACACGCCCCCGGCGGGGGCGGCCGCTGCATTAGCGAGCGGGCTCTCGTCGGCATTCGTCATTTCGGCGGTCATCGGGGTCGGTGCGCTCGTGGCCGTCTTCGGGCTCCCGCGAGGGGAGAGCGGGAGTAACGCAAACTCCGAGCAAGCCGATCCCGCCACGGACTGACGAGTTCAGAGTAGCAAGACCCATTTGTTCAGTCGGGGATTGAACGACAGCCAACTCCTCACACTCAGAGAGTCGAGCTGGAACGGAGTCGGACAAGGAGACAGAAACACTATACGTCGCTGACCAGTAGGTCAGCAATAGCTCAGTCGGATGGACAGCACGGTTTTCGTTCGCTGCCGATCGGGATCACGAGTCGAGAGAACCCACTCGAACCGTTTGAATGGTATGCCCAGATGCGCCAAGAGGCACCGGTTCACTACGATGCGGACCGTGAGATGTGGGACGTATTCCGGTACGCCGATGTACAGCGAGTGATCACCGAAGACGAGACCGTCAGCTCGGATCGGATAGTTCCTGTTTCGGAGCCATCGGAGACGGACGTCCCCGAGCAGCTGGCGAGGAACATGCTCGACATCGATCCGCCCGAACACGACCGGCTGCGAGGCTTTGTCGACGAACGGTTTCGACCCCGTACGATTCAAGAGAAGCGGCCACTCGTCGAACAGGCGGCTGCTGACGTTCTCGACACTATCGAAATCGATACGAGCGGAGCGGAAGCGACATTCGACCTCGTCTCGGAGTTTGCGTATCCGGTTCCAGTCACGGTAATCGCTGCTCTACTCGACATACCGACCACTGACCGCGAACAATTCAGGCAGTGGATGGGCTCCTCATCCCCTTTCCGCACTGCTCACAGTTCTCTATACCTTGCTGCAGGTTGGTTTCGGTGTCTTCTGGCACGACACCCATCCATGCCTAACGACCACACATATATAAGAATATCCGATTATCGCGGTCCCTGACTGATCAGATATTGGGATATCTACTTCTAAATATTAGCTATTGTTCTACAGCGTTACTCATTCGGTAGTTCTGTCTCTGAAGCTTCATAGCTAGGTAGTGTGTTTGACTGAGAGCGAACAAACGACGATTTCGCGTGTCCATCAAGTCGCTCAATAGTAGACTGTCTTGTCGCCCATGGTTCAAGGTCGGACACTCCCTCATCTGAGACCTCCTGATACGTTTGCTTTTTTACCACCGCATGAACCGACAGCCCATTTGTGTGTCTTGCACTACGTTGGGTTGGCAAAGTGTGGTTTGTCCCAATGAGTTTGTCCGAAAACACGTTCGCTGTATTTTCCCCAAGAAATAGGGTTCCAAAGTTCCGAAGGTCATCTAGCAGTTCTCGAGGTGCTTCAGTATGGACTTCGACGTGTTCTACTGCCAATTCATTCGCGATTGTAACTGCTTCATCCATGTTCTCTGCAAGAGCCACAATACCCATCTGCTCCCATGCATCACGGGCAATCTCCGCAGTTTCAAGATTTCCGAGTTGATCCTCTACTTCGCCGATAACTGCTTCTCCGATTGCAGTGGATGTCGTGACTAAAAGCGGACGAGCAGACGTATCATGTTCAGCCTGCGCTAGCAAATCCGCCGCAATGAGTTCAGCATCCGCTGTATCATCGGCAAGTACGAGAATTTCGCTTGGACCAGCGAGAAGATCGATACCGACCGTTCCAAACAACTGACGCTTTGCTTCGGTAACAAATGCATTACCCGGGCCGAGAAGCTTGTCTACAGCGGTCACTTCATCCGTGCCATGAGCCATTGCGGCAACCGCCTGTGCGCCACCCATAACAAAGATTTCGTCCGCTCCAGCTTCCATGGCTCCGTAGACGACTGCTGGATGAGGAAGACCATCCTCTTGTGGTGGTGTCGATACCACAATACGTTCAACACCAGCGACTGCTGGTGGGACGACCGTCATAAGTGCTGATGAGAGAAGTGGATACTCACCACCAGGAACATACGAACCGACTCGTTCAATAGGTACAAGTTTCTGTCCTAAGACGACACCGTCTCCGAGAGACATCTCGAATTCGTTGATACTCTCGAGCTGTGCTTCGGCGAACGTTTGAATCCGATCCAAACTGTGGTCGATGATTCGCTTCTCTTCTTCACTAACCCGACCGATTGCGTCTGAACGCTCTTCTTTAGTCAGCTGGTTTTGGTCACGGGAGATATCGTCGAACCTCCTTGTGTAATCCAGAACAGCGTTGTCACCGTCTGAACGCACTGCTTCGATGATATCCTCCACCGTTTCTCTGACATCAGCCGAAACGGTCGGCGTCTCCAAGGGGTCTTCTCGAGCCCGTTTCAAGTACTCCATAGGTAGGTTCATCGTCCACTCACAGTTTATGTCTTATCAATAATCCGAGTCGGGCACTCCTGATAGAATTTGGTCCTATTTTCACACAAATTGTGGGACATATCTCAGAGAATGAAGATAGTGTTGTAGGAAGTTTTATTGCTGTGGTGTCAGCT is part of the Halococcus hamelinensis 100A6 genome and encodes:
- a CDS encoding MDR family MFS transporter; amino-acid sequence: MEERERRFATIGVLVGIFLAAVDGTVVTTAMPTVVAALGGLELYPWVFTSYMLFTAVTMPLFGRLADTYGRKKLFYVGITTFVAGSVLSGAAGSMAELVAFRAVQGIGGGAMLALPYTILGVIYPPDRRGWAIGLGGSVWGVASVLGPPLGYAIVSTLGWRWVFYVNVPVGIVAVAFIATTLEETTGAATGDIDYAGALTITVGVGAILVGLELLTTRPLAAGVAVAIGLAALGGFYLAERRAREPIIPLVLFGDRTFLATITAGFLTSFVVFAGLTYIPLFVQSVHGGANSSAIAVVAISVGWSGMSVLAGRATERIGERRLSIVGTACIVVSFAAGAFWTPATSLIVIVAVSFVMGVGMGTVTPPLLTVIQNHLGTEQMGLATSSQQFFRQLGGAMGVSILGFVITTLAREQLAAVPGVSTLGDLQRVLFETNTPPAGAAAALASGLSSAFVISAVIGVGALVAVFGLPRGESGSNANSEQADPATD
- a CDS encoding cytochrome P450 family protein; protein product: MRQEAPVHYDADREMWDVFRYADVQRVITEDETVSSDRIVPVSEPSETDVPEQLARNMLDIDPPEHDRLRGFVDERFRPRTIQEKRPLVEQAAADVLDTIEIDTSGAEATFDLVSEFAYPVPVTVIAALLDIPTTDREQFRQWMGSSSPFRTAHSSLYLAAGWFRCLLARHPSMPNDHTYIRISDYRGP
- the hisD gene encoding histidinol dehydrogenase, which encodes METPTVSADVRETVEDIIEAVRSDGDNAVLDYTRRFDDISRDQNQLTKEERSDAIGRVSEEEKRIIDHSLDRIQTFAEAQLESINEFEMSLGDGVVLGQKLVPIERVGSYVPGGEYPLLSSALMTVVPPAVAGVERIVVSTPPQEDGLPHPAVVYGAMEAGADEIFVMGGAQAVAAMAHGTDEVTAVDKLLGPGNAFVTEAKRQLFGTVGIDLLAGPSEILVLADDTADAELIAADLLAQAEHDTSARPLLVTTSTAIGEAVIGEVEDQLGNLETAEIARDAWEQMGIVALAENMDEAVTIANELAVEHVEVHTEAPRELLDDLRNFGTLFLGENTANVFSDKLIGTNHTLPTQRSARHTNGLSVHAVVKKQTYQEVSDEGVSDLEPWATRQSTIERLDGHAKSSFVRSQSNTLPSYEASETELPNE